The Desulforegula conservatrix Mb1Pa genome contains a region encoding:
- the flgN gene encoding flagellar export chaperone FlgN — MEDIMNRVEDRLRKKHAVYKNLVEILEKESEILKSADPGELWRMSALKHDAAKKIEILRKEILGDLDTIAPEHGMIPGRFSSGKIVEFVSKEAADRIAPLCLDIEKLKKAVFDLSVTNVKFTEEYLQVIEQLVAVFADAASGSQGYRPSSNSANLSGAIFRARV, encoded by the coding sequence ATGGAAGATATTATGAACAGAGTCGAAGACCGACTCAGAAAGAAGCACGCTGTCTACAAAAATCTTGTTGAGATACTTGAAAAAGAGTCTGAAATACTTAAATCAGCAGATCCTGGTGAGCTTTGGCGCATGTCAGCACTCAAGCATGATGCTGCCAAGAAAATAGAGATTTTAAGGAAAGAAATTTTAGGCGATCTGGACACAATAGCTCCTGAACATGGCATGATCCCTGGAAGATTTTCAAGCGGAAAGATCGTTGAATTCGTATCAAAAGAAGCCGCAGATCGTATTGCTCCTCTTTGTCTTGATATTGAAAAACTGAAGAAAGCAGTTTTTGATCTCTCTGTTACGAATGTGAAATTCACAGAAGAATATCTGCAGGTAATCGAACAGCTTGTAGCTGTTTTCGCAGATGCTGCATCAGGTTCCCAGGGCTACAGGCCAAGCAGCAACTCAGCTAATTTAAGTGGAGCCATTTTTAGAGCGAGGGTATAG